The window CCGAAAGTAGAGTGGAGTGCACTCTAAAAAACACATCAGTACATCATCCATCACTCGCATGTTAGCTCTAGTGCTCTGTTGCAGCGCCATGCGTACAAGCCACCGGCACCACACTAACCAATCACCATCGGCAGCGACAACTTAGCTAGCTCCAGTAATCACAGGTTCTCGTCCTCAGATCACTCTCTCAGGCTCCCAGCTGCAACAAACATCGGGACGGTTACAGTTTTGCTTGGCTTGTTTGGGGAATTGGGCACGTAAAAGTATGTTCACAAGGCGCAATATAACTGTGCAAACCTGGCAAAAATGCAGGGTCACTTTTAGTGACGAGATCAAGTGGGTGATCACCCTAAGCAAGAGCGACTGATCGATGCTTCGGTTTTTCTGCTTCTCTTACTTGGAAGCGTTGCATTGGCGATATGTATATTTTTCTTGTCCTTGCGTGCCGTGCATGCGAGTATAAAACGTAGACCCGGAGTTTTGGCATGCAAATTAACCGTGTTTCTCTTAAGCTGTCGATTTGGTAGAGACGCCAGGATGAAGGACTTGGCTGTGCTGGGGCACTTGTTCGTGGCGGCGTTCATGTTCCACTTCGCCTCCTACATGGTCATCCCGGCGATCACCGACGTGACGATGGACGCCGTCTGCCCCGGCCGCGACGAGTGCTCCGTCGCCATCTACCTCAGCGGCTTCCAGAGCGCCGTGAGTATCGCGCGTTTCGGATTATTTAAGTCACATTTTGCGGGTGGGATTTGTGAAAATGGAACGGCTTTTGGCTAATTTGCGCAGATCACAGGGATGGGGGCTCTTGTGGTGACTCCCATCGTGGGGAATTTGTCGGACAAATACGGCAGGAAGGCGCTGATGACACTGCCGGTGACCGTGGCCATTCTGCCGTTGTGTATGCTCTTTGCAGCATGACTTGGGTCACCCTAGCTTGATGAAACTGCATAATGCATCTGTGCACATTTTCATATGTTTTCCACTTTTTTTTCTGGCAGTTATACTGGCCTGCAACCGCTCCAAGGTGTACTTCTACGTGTACTACGTCGTTAAGGTCCTCGCCGGCATCTTCTGCGAGGGCAGCATGCATTGCCTCTTGCTCGCCTACGTGGTAATGAAAACCTCACTATGATAGATCGATCATCCAAATACATATTTCAAAGTTATTGAGATACGCATCCTGAATAACGAATACGTATATTTAACGAGAACATGTGACCTGTACAATTACGACAACAGAAAGAATGTATACTACCACACAAAAAGGAGTAAAGGACAAACTACCAATACAGTACAACTGAACAAACGGAAAATACGGCGATTAGGCCCACTCGTCAGCGTAACAGAAGTGGGCGGCCCACCGCCCAATCAGGGAGTCCTTGACCAGGTGAAGTTTGTGGACGCAGGCCGACCAAGTCGGCGccaggcggcgagcggcggcgttcGGGCTCCTCTCCGGCGTGTCGGCAGCGGGGTTCGTCTCCGGAACACTCACCGCGCGGTTCCTCCAGACATCAACCACCTTccaggtggcggcggccgtcgccgcggcgacggccatCTATCTCAGGGCCGTTGTCCCAGATTCCGGCGGAGCCAACTCCTTCGTTGACGAAGCATGTGATCCCTTCCTACAAGGCTCATCCTGCTCCGCCGCGACTTCGTCTTCGTCCTCCTCCGATGAGGAGATCTCACCGAGACTTCCGCCGCACAAGGGCGGGGTGCCGTCGTTGTCAGACATGGTTTCGCTTCTCACTGGCAGGTTAAGTTCTTTCTTGCCTAACTGCAATTCGTGCCGATACTCATATTCTTTTGTTAGAGTTTATTGACACCTATGTTTGATGGAATTTTGACTATAAACTGTAATGTGCTGATGAGTCATTGCTGCTGCCTGTAGTTTGACCCTGTCAGGGGCAGCAATTGTTACCTTCTTTTACAGTCT of the Oryza sativa Japonica Group chromosome 2, ASM3414082v1 genome contains:
- the LOC4330257 gene encoding uncharacterized protein; this encodes MKDLAVLGHLFVAAFMFHFASYMVIPAITDVTMDAVCPGRDECSVAIYLSGFQSAITGMGALVVTPIVGNLSDKYGRKALMTLPVTVAILPLFILACNRSKVYFYVYYVVKVLAGIFCEGSMHCLLLAYVADQVGARRRAAAFGLLSGVSAAGFVSGTLTARFLQTSTTFQVAAAVAAATAIYLRAVVPDSGGANSFVDEACDPFLQGSSCSAATSSSSSSDEEISPRLPPHKGGVPSLSDMVSLLTGSLTLSGAAIVTFFYSLGEHGLQTALLYYLKAQFGYSKDEFANLLLIAGAAGMLSQLTVMPVLARFVGEDILLIIGLLGGCTHVFLYGIAWSYWVPYLSAVFIILSAFVHPSIRTNVSKSVGSNEQGIAQGCISGISSFASILAPLIFTPLTAWVLSETAPFKFKGFSIMCAGFCTLIAFIISMRMRAGQSGASEMLAIVQHEQA